From Penicillium psychrofluorescens genome assembly, chromosome: 1, one genomic window encodes:
- a CDS encoding uncharacterized protein (ID:PFLUO_001693-T1.cds;~source:funannotate), with protein sequence MAYSPGPPSPGGGPSYHGGLYSRGRSPSPTGGASGPQSKRDKRRSALQERLQDLTASFSQNRDTQFRQQLHALQCDMTLINNADPYQTGPLPDSADDIAQLIEETVGGGKFAKEMASLSGTWYSKFVQEVNRVKETKDSELTDAMNRYQNYLDRYRHEYDFRVHFAKDEFNQLSSTLRERLMQNISGKRARLMREKEQLDIADTNALLLHPNQFSITNPASPGGLHSNRKTRHTRHRVELDELGNAISELNKRKRKGPEEETGSPARDAGGATPAERSKTDISQQQTAPAYSMNSLFTDKELSAHANQAHVATVHFFSTSKRGEHGSGAATNGNNTDAEETSGAGDGTGHEDNGTPSATDMIRTASHNFHATRSTRGTAAHSALSALAELADKPATRPSLPYQMMSNYHARPTGNAPPLTSLMTEEVDDDCSRMDRVHTKPAGWIDSSLLELVVAPPPSQPPNGHAPSANRFNMLHPDFGPTMGVQLYPSRGTQNLEMLPSVVMERERSSKRTKNH encoded by the exons ATGGCATACTCACCCGGCCCCCCATCCCCAGGCGGAGGGCCTTCCTACCATGGCGGCCTATACTCGCGAGGCCGCTCCCCAAGTCCTACTGGAGGAGCCTCGGGTCCTCAATCAAAACGGGACAAGCGACGCTCTGCCTTGCAGGAACGTCTGCAGGACCTGACAGCCTCGTTTAGCCAGAACCGCGACACGCAattccgccagcagctcCATGCTCTGCAGTGCGACATGACGCTCATCAATAATGCAGACCCGTACCAGACTGGCCCTCTGCCGGACTCGGCGGATGATATCGCGCAGTTGATTGAGGAGACGGTTGGTGGCGGCAAGTTTGCTAAGGAGATGGCTAGTCTGTCCGGGACGTGGTACTCCAAATTCGTGCAGGAGGTGAATCGCGTCAAGGAGACGAAGGATTCGGAATTGACGGACGCTATG AACCGCTACCAAAATTATCTCGACCGATACCGCCACGAATACGATTTCCGCGTGCATTTTGCCAAAGATGAATTCAACCAGCTTTCCTCGACTCTGCGCGAACGACTGATGCAGAACATATCCGGCAAACGGGCTCGTTTGATGCGCGAAAAAGAGCAACTCGATATCGCTGACACCAATGCACTGCTGCTGCACCCGAACCAGTtcagcatcaccaacccgGCCAGTCCCGGTGGACTCCACAGCAACCGCAAGACGCGACATACACGGCACCGCGTTGAACTGGACGAGCTGGGCAATGCCATCTCGGAGCTGAACAAGCGGAAGCGCAAGGGACCGGAAGAAGAGACTGGGTCGCCCGCGCGGGACGCGGGCGGAGCCACACCAGCAGAGCGCTCCAAGACCGATATTTCGCAGCAACAGACGGCCCCAGCCTACAGCATGAACTCGCTCTTCACGGACAAGGAACTCAGCGCGCACGCCAACCAGGCCCATGTCGCGACGGTCCACTTTTTTTCTACATCCAAGCGCGGAGAGCACGGGTCGGGCGCTGCTACCAATGGCAACAATACCGATGCCGAGGAGACCTCTGGCGCGGGTGATGGGACCGGCCACGAAGACAATGGCACTCCGAGTGCGACGGATATGATCCGCACCGCGAGTCACAACTTCCATGCCACCCGGTCTACGCGTGGAACCGCCGCCCACAGCGCCCTCAGCGCTCTGGCCGAGCTGGCAGACAAGCCCGCTACCCGGCCCAGCCTGCCGTACCAGATGATGTCCAACTACCACGCCCGGCCAACCGGCAACGCCCCACCGCTGACTTCGCTGATGAccgaggaggtcgacgacgacTGCTCGCGTATGGACCGGGTACACACCAAACCCGCCGGCTGGATCGATTCGAGCctgctcgagctggtcgTTGCGCCCCCGCCTTCGCAGCCTCCCAATGGCCACGCACCCAGCGCCAACCGCTTCAATATGCTGCACCCGGACTTTGGCCCCACGATGGGCGTGCAGCTGTATCCCTCGCGGGGGACTCAGAACCTCGAGATGTTGCCGTCGGTAGTGATGGAGCGCGAGCGCAGCAGCAAACGGACCAAAAACCACTAG
- a CDS encoding uncharacterized protein (ID:PFLUO_001695-T1.cds;~source:funannotate), with protein MSDLRTSPFRISPHDLLELERNEAFQAMRDQLHRRACGMEGPSFCSVHQHECAADDQDAFRLHRDIIHTLLVPLFLIDHQATRVAARALPSQKGAEPERAFRGEARSAFAWLHCILTEEGDWYRTSRCPACIVLHVLHSEPTIRFVAVAAQLAGPGTGFDCWLEALETAVREDPFWGDAFWPDIEHRAAGLTEGVQELVRQCHELRTSFDGPTRPPPSLARAPLSGYDRVNTSTCTIALKPSSFTRKQVRLTREEQRYRSSLAWNCSRDAQLRPSLSNTTTQSRRRSLTS; from the coding sequence ATGTCCGACTTACGCACCTCCCCGTTTCGCATCTCGCCCCACGACCTGCTCGAGTTGGAGCGCAATGAGGCGTTCCAGGCCATGCGTGACCAGCTGCACCGTCGGGCCTGTGGCATGGAAGGGCCGAGTTTCTGCTCCGTGCACCAACACGAgtgcgccgccgacgaccaAGACGCATTCCGCCTGCAccgcgacatcatccacaccTTGCTCGTCCCCCTCTTCCTGATCGACCACCAGGCCACCCGCGTCGCCGCGCGTGCCCTCCCCAGTCAAAAGGGCGCCGAGCCCGAACGGGCTTTCCGCGGGGAGGCCCGCAGTGCGTTCGCCTGGCTGCACTGCATCTTGACCGAGGAAGGAGACTGGTATCGCACCTCGCGCTGCCCGGCGTGTATCGTGCTGCACGTGCTCCACTCCGAACCGACCATACGGTTTGTGGCCGTCGCCGCGCAGTTGGCCGGCCCCGGCACGGGCTTTGACTGCTGGCTCGAGGCCCTGGAGACGGCCGTACGCGAAGATCCCTTCTGGGGCGACGCCTTCTGGCCCGACATTGAACATCGTGCAGCGGGTCTGACGGAGGGCGTGCAGGAACTCGTGCGCCAGTGCCATGAGCTCCGCACGTCCTTTGACGGTCCGACGCGTCCACCCCCGTCGCTGGCCAGGGCGCCTCTGTCAGGCTACGACCGGGTCAACACCTCCACTTGCACCATTGCGTTGAAGCCATCGAGCTTCACCCGAAAACAAGTTCGCCTGACccgcgaggagcagcgctACCGATCGTCCCTGGCATGGAACTGCTCCCGCGATGCCCAGCTCCGGCCGTCGTTGAGCAACACGACTACCCAGTCCCGGCGGCGCTCCTTGACTTCGTGA
- a CDS encoding uncharacterized protein (ID:PFLUO_001692-T1.cds;~source:funannotate), which translates to MATTTTGTTTTSLSTSSPSYIPRGPTSATITFYAPPADNSAPFNYVETPPAGQPPRNYSEVEHDVSLNDIRGSETSYNLDKDSVAALQHIPSAATYSTFDSDTSVREIYYPEVESLLKSHLPGVHKVVLFDHTIRRARPGAARQPVTRAHVDQTSRAAADRVKLHISDEEEAAALLAGRYRIINVWRPLDEHDLPVQSAPLGFASAASINGDDLVPVEHRYPNRTGETMSVKYNPAQKWLYWSGMTGDERLLLKCSDSAGLKDRNIAQWVPHTAFWDPRTPEDARPRESIEVRALVFG; encoded by the coding sequence ATGGCGACCACAACTActggcaccaccaccacttcCCTCTCCACAAGCTCACCCTCCTACATCCCCCGCGGACCAACTTCCGCCACGATCACCTTCTACGCCCCTCCAGCCGACAATTCCGCGCCGTTCAACTACGTCGAAACCCCACCAGCAGGCCAGCCCCCGCGCAACTACTCCGAAGTTGAGCACGACGTGTCCCTCAACGATATTCGCGGCTCCGAGACATCCTACAATCTCGACAAGGACTCCGTTGCAGCACTCCAGCACAtccccagcgcagcaacATACTCCACCTTCGACTCGGACACCTCTGTCCGCGAAATCTACTACCCGGAAGTGGAATCCCTCCTTAAATCACACCTGCCGGGCGTCCACAAGGTCGTCCTCTTCGATCATACCATCCGCCGCGCGAGACCGGGCGCCGCGCGCCAGCCGGTCACTCGCGCGCATGTCGACCAGACCTCCCGCGCGGCCGCGGACCGCGTCAAGCTGCATATcagcgacgaagaagaagccgcgGCGCTTTTAGCTGGCCGGTACCGCATCATAAACGTCTGGCGCCCGCTCGACGAGCACGATCTTCCCGTGCAATCCGCCCCGCTGGGCTTTGCCTCGGCGGCTTCTATCAACGGGGACGATCTTGTCCCCGTTGAGCATCGGTATCCGAATCGGACTGGCGAGACCATGAGCGTGAAGTATAATCCGGCCCAGAAGTGGTTGTACTGGTCGGGTATGACGGGTGATGAGAGGTTGCTGCTGAAATGCTCTGACTCGGCGGGTCTAAAGGATCGGAATATCGCGCAGTGGGTGCCGCATACTGCGTTTTGGGATCCGAGGACTCCTGAGGATGCTAGGCCTAGGGAGAGTATTGAAGTTAGGGCTTTAGTTTTTGGATGA
- a CDS encoding uncharacterized protein (ID:PFLUO_001691-T1.cds;~source:funannotate) has translation MSIHRSKTWTNIPDSISISQLMQHNVANTPPDKIIYEEALTGRTATYGSFHRQIRRTAYSLRHDLSFQPGDTVSISGSSSIEYILTAHAVWWIGGIVSPINNSLHPDELSRAIDLVKPKCLVIDKTLYEKIPLIMKNSDHCQNSNTFKTFTIGETNGAKWAPFPINYSPSIDEEPELRNPIRPQTFDPKKACAAILLSSGTTGMPKAVMLSHYNLIAACFQLREDNPQNWRGSQREIFFPPLSHVYALYVCFTMGLWLGAYVCLMPRFDLELYCRLLKDRKATLARVVPSIARMLAENPVVRRYEYPSLEYFSCSAAPLHEETAAKLSKVFPGVVLCQTYGCTELSGPCVQSGVRDRGLPLSASGTVIANSEIRFLDLDGKDVGARGPGEIACRAPNVMMGYKDNPEETAKAMLEDGWLRTGDLGYMDEKGYLYIYDRLKEMIKYKGFQVSPSELENVIIQYPLVQEAAVIGAWSSEEDTEIPRAFVVLENAQGNPQEIAKDISDFVSTKVSNYKKLRGGVVTIDALPRNPTGKVLKKVLKEYKGNPQLEVRMPVAKL, from the exons ATGTCGATCCACCGCTCTAAAACATGGACCAACATCCCGGACAGCATATCCATATCACAGTTGATGCAACACAATGTTGCAAACACGCCTCCCGATAAAATCATCTACGAAGAGGCCCTAACGGGGAGAACCGCGACCTATGGATCATTTCATCGCCAGATTCGTCGAACGGCTTATAGTCTGCGTCACGACCTATCGTTCCAGCCAGGAGATACCGTGTCGATTTCTGGGTCCAGCTCCATCGAGTACATTCTGACTGCTCATGCCGTCTGGTGGATCGGTGGCATTGTGAGCCCAATCAACAACAGTCTCCATCCTGATGAGCTATCTCGGGCGATCGATCTCGTCAAGCCGAAATGTCTAGTGATTGACAAGACTCTCTACGAGAAAATCCCTCTTATCATGAAGAACTCAGACCACTGCCAAAACTCCAACACATTCAAGACATTCACGATAGGAGAAACAAACGGCGCGAAATGGGCGCCCTTCCCAATCAACTACTCGCCCTCCATCGACGAAGAACCCGAGCTGCGGAATCCTATCCGACCCCAAACCTTCGATCCCAAGAAAGCCTGCGCAGCGATCCTCCTTTCCAGTGGAACAACCGGCATGCCAAAAGCGGTCATGCTCTCGCACTACAACCTCATCGCCGCCTGCTTCCAGCTCCGAGAGGACAACCCGCAGAACTGGCGCGGAAGTCAACGAGAGATATTTTTTCCGCCCTTATCGCATGTCTATGCGCTATACGTCTGCTTCACTATGGGACTGTGGCTGGGCGCATATGTCTGTCTGATGCCTCGGTTTGACCTGGAGCTCTATTGTCGTCTGCTCAAGGACAGGAAAGCCACACTCGCAAGAGTCGTGCCTTCCATCGCGAGGATGTTAGCCGAGAACCCTGTTGTGCGTCGATATGAGTATCCGTCCTTGGAGTATTTTAGTTGCTCTGCTGCACCATTACAT GAAGAAACGGCAGCAAAACTCAGCAAGGTTTTCCCAGGAGTCGTCTTGTGTCAGA CATATGGATGCACTGAGCTGTCTGGACCATGTGTCCAGAGTGGAGTGCGCGATAGAGGGCTGCCACTCTCTGCCTCTGGCACTGTAATTGCAAACAGCGAGATCCGATTCTTGGATCTGGATGGTAAAGATGTCGGGGCACGAGGGCCTGGTGAAATTGCCTGCAGAGCGCCAAATGTTATGAT GGGCTACAAAGATAACCCAGAAGAGACAGCAAAAGCCAtgttggaagatggatggCTCCGCACCGGAGACTTGGGATACATGGACGAGAAGGGATACCTGTACATCTATGATCGTTTGAAAGAAATGATCAAGTACAAAGG ATTTCAGGTTTCGCCATCTGAGTTGGAGAACGTTATCATTCAGTATCCCTTGGTACAAGAGGCCGCTGTAATCGGTGCCTGGAGCTCCGAAGAAGATACGGAGATTCCTCGAGCGTTTGTGGTATTGGAAAATGCTCAAGGTAACCCTCAAGAGATTGCGAAGGATATCTCGGATTTTGTTTCAACTAAAGTCTCTAACTACAAGAAATTGAGAGGAGGAGTGGTTACAATTGACGCATTGCCCAGGAATCCCACCGGCAAGGTGCTAAAGAAGGTGTTGAAAGAATATAAGGGCAACCCACAGCTTGAAGTCCGAATGCCGGTGGCCAAACTATGA
- a CDS encoding uncharacterized protein (ID:PFLUO_001694-T1.cds;~source:funannotate): MTSPSPTSVNLNPSFGQPNLGDIRGGSPTKLRRRASQGSFRTKPSPVSRFLSKGSGAVHFPSWEQHRAGSPGSPFRAESRPRSSDSRLRLSTTISRGPRTVSGHPSSSWEGRSRPSSVQSDYPTTLPLTPPDDDAPVAWNPLSKSLLFDTPIQQDQGAMPMVDEGPSAGNSPAVGPSDGLSSPSDQLSHTSSSSGGSPGPHDAMDCQQDVGSWLDHGINATVSSLGVSNPRGEAVKVVSQTLPYPRTSDQSVSLPKTDSLFCSIVQSVHNHLQPGHSPYINVTHAVPEQFSLSNLPHSPPSTPRSSASPDDYFNATVFSSAAVVGAYHDSRGPLQRQLSHAPMPIVPPHSVHISVLERYLPPPSAQEYRDLFCPTRPSFLVDRLSELSPNGGSLLFVYPTKKGASTFKSQYLGPILDPLLRQLVVVNELSADVGRYLGKLSTVSQMDDFATMKANIVALCEALSSPSSQFQVADAGRGSAELDRSLWAEWFIHQEKVRMKEVLSLYWQNGRRAPISKAMTAGGSGNHMTDQQVTSSMLLSEIFDGIRRRPYGEDNEPRDGVELGVFVIRRTH; encoded by the exons ATGACCTCCCCATCACCCACTTCCGTGAACCTCAACCCCAGCTTCGGACAACCCAATCTCGGTGACATCCGCGGCGGTAGTCCCACCAAGCTGCGCCGGCGGGCCTCGCAAGGGTCATTCCGAACCAAACCCTCGCCCGTCTCCCGCTTCCTGTCCAAAGGCAGCGGTGCCGTACACTTCCCTTCCTGGGAGCAGCACCGTGCAGGCTCTCCAGGCTCACCGTTCCGGGCTGAGTCTCGACCTCGGTCTTCTGATTCCCGCCTTCGTCTGTCCACCACCATTTCCCGCGGACCGAGAACCGTGTCTGGACACCCTTCCTCGTCGTGGGAAGGTCGTTCTCGACCCTCATCGGTCCAGTCGGACTATCCCACCACACTGCCGTTGACACCACCGGATGACGACGCCCCCGTAGCGTGGAATCCGCTGTCGAAAAGTTTGCTGTTCGATACACCCATCCAGCAAGACCAGGGTGCCATGCCCATGGTTGATGAAGGCCCGAGTGCAGGGAACTCCCCTGCAGTTGGACCCTCAGATGGCCTCAGCAGCCCATCGGATCAGCTCTCTCacacctcctccagctctggagGTAGCCCGGGCCCGCATGATGCAATGGATTGCCAGCAGGACGTTGGGTCGTGGCTGGATCACGGCATCAATGCGACTG TCTCATCACTAGGTGTCTCCAACCCTCGAGGCGAGGCTGTGAAGGTCGTTTCACAGACACTTCCATATCCGCGGACATCGGACCAGTCGGTATCCCTGCCAAAAACTGACAGTCTGTTCTGCTCCATCGTCCAGTCTGTGCACAACCACCTTCAACCAGGCCATTCACCTTATATCAACGTCACCCACGCCGTCCCCGAGCAATTCAGCCTTTCCAATCTACCACACTCACCACCTAGCACCCCACgctcttctgcttctcccgaCGATTACTTCAACGCCACAGTGTTCTCTAGTGCAGCAGTAGTAGGGGCCTATCATGATTCCCGAGGGCCCCTGCAACGGCAACTCTCGCACGCTCCCATGCCGATTGTGCCGCCACACAGCGTTCACATCTCGGTTTTGGAGAGATATCTCCCTCCACCGTCGGCGCAGGAGTACCGGGATCTGTTCTGCCCAACCCGCCCATCCTTCCTCGTGGACCGACTCAGCGAGCTGTCGCCGAACGGCGGCTCGTTGCTCTTCGTCTATCCAACCAAGAAGGGCGCATCTACTTTCAAGTCGCAGTACCTCGGCCCCATCCTTGACccgctcctccgccagctggTCGTGGTAAACGAGCTATCAGCCGACGTGGGCCGCTACCTGGGCAAGCTCTCGACAGTGTCCCAGATGGACGATTTTGCCACGATGAAAGCGAACATTGTCGCACTATGCGAAGCCCTGagctcgccctcctcgcagTTCCAAGTGGCCGATGCAGGCCGCGGCAGCGCTGAGCTCGACCGCAGCCTTTGGGCAGAGTGGTTCatccaccaagaaaaagTCCGCATGAAGGAGGTGCTCAGCCTGTATTGGCAAAACGGCCGCCGAGCCCCGATCAGCAAGGCCATGACCGCCGGCGGGTCCGGCAACCATATGACCGACCAACAGGTCACGTCATCCATGCTTCTCAGCGAGATCTTCGACGGCATCCGACGAAGACCCTATGGCGAGGACAACGAGCCTCGCGATGGAGTCGAGCTGGGCGTCTTTGTCATCCGTCGAACCCATTAA